The following proteins come from a genomic window of Terribacillus aidingensis:
- a CDS encoding metalloregulator ArsR/SmtB family transcription factor, with translation MKYDTHPELTEERLTHVSQIFKALGDPTRIRILHLLLDKEYSVNEIAEKLELHQSTVSHQLSSMKKIRLVKSRREGTTIYYSHDDKHVIDLLTEAINHACHN, from the coding sequence ATGAAGTACGACACACACCCGGAACTGACAGAAGAACGATTGACACATGTATCGCAAATCTTCAAAGCCCTCGGCGATCCGACTAGAATCCGAATCCTGCACTTACTGCTTGATAAGGAGTACAGTGTCAATGAAATAGCGGAGAAGCTTGAGCTGCATCAGTCCACCGTCTCTCATCAGCTGAGCTCAATGAAGAAAATCCGGCTCGTCAAATCGAGGCGGGAAGGCACGACGATCTATTATTCCCACGATGACAAACATGTCATCGATTTACTGACAGAAGCCATCAACCACGCCTGCCATAACTAA
- a CDS encoding cation diffusion facilitator family transporter, protein MGHGHAHDHGHDYHHHHGHNANKKALLISFILTAGFMMLEAIGGFLTNSLALLSDAGHMLSDAVSLGVGLFAFILGERVANYSKTYGYKRFEILAALFNGVTLILVSLYIFYEAVQRFRDPAEIASGGMLIIAVIGFLVNILVAWILMRGDTSENLNVRAAFLHVIGDLLGSVGAIAAALLVLLFGWNWADPVASVIVAALVIISGWRVTKDAIHVLMEGTPRNVEMTKIIDCIEKAPGIIAIHDLHVWSITSGQNALSCHAVVEGDLLIEQSQAVLRKIEHDLEHLGIGHVTIQMETAAHTHEESLMCQHDAGSHAHIHTH, encoded by the coding sequence ATGGGACACGGACATGCACACGATCATGGACATGATTATCACCACCATCACGGACATAATGCGAATAAAAAAGCTTTACTGATAAGTTTTATCCTGACAGCTGGATTCATGATGCTGGAAGCAATCGGGGGTTTTCTTACGAACAGCCTTGCCTTGCTGTCGGATGCCGGACATATGCTTAGCGATGCTGTATCTCTCGGAGTCGGCCTGTTTGCATTTATACTCGGCGAACGAGTAGCTAATTATAGTAAAACATATGGCTATAAGCGATTCGAGATTCTGGCCGCCTTATTCAATGGCGTCACTCTCATCCTTGTATCCCTCTACATTTTCTATGAAGCAGTCCAGCGTTTCCGAGATCCAGCGGAGATTGCTTCCGGCGGTATGCTGATTATTGCTGTCATTGGTTTTCTTGTTAATATTCTAGTCGCCTGGATCCTGATGCGAGGTGATACGAGTGAAAATCTGAATGTACGCGCAGCCTTCTTACATGTAATCGGGGATTTGCTCGGATCTGTCGGTGCTATCGCAGCTGCATTGCTCGTGCTTCTGTTCGGTTGGAATTGGGCCGACCCGGTCGCAAGTGTCATTGTAGCCGCCCTAGTAATAATAAGTGGCTGGCGAGTTACAAAGGATGCCATTCATGTACTCATGGAAGGGACGCCACGGAACGTCGAAATGACTAAGATCATTGATTGTATAGAAAAAGCCCCTGGTATCATTGCCATTCATGATTTGCATGTATGGAGCATTACCAGCGGCCAGAATGCCCTTTCCTGCCACGCGGTAGTGGAAGGTGACTTGCTAATCGAGCAGAGTCAGGCCGTGCTGCGCAAGATTGAGCATGATCTAGAGCACTTAGGAATCGGTCATGTGACTATCCAAATGGAAACAGCCGCCCACACACATGAAGAATCACTCATGTGCCAGCATGATGCCGGCTCCCATGCGCATATTCATACACATTAA
- a CDS encoding MFS transporter translates to MRFRDFHPNIKIRLVESFVSSLIGSMVTPFMTIYLAMHFGAKVAGLLLLVNVFLGIGMSLLGGYFSDLFGRRKIMLIAETLRLVAFFMMMVSNSPWFESAEITYAMIMVNSICWGLAGPANDAMLIDVSTPDQRRLIYSIGYWASNLSIALGGIAGAFMFENYLFQLFMALTIAAAGTLFVVYFFITETHFPEKVEIKPLQHITQIFGTYQSVMQDRLFVWFIAGGILVLSMEFQLTSYIGIRLSEEMPTQQFLFWEVDGVKMMGFLRSENTILVALLALFAAKLIVGMKDRFVLVASCLIFTMGYAALTFSNNIWVLFIMMAVLTIGEVFRVPVEQSYMAAIPPDDKRSAYMAFGGLQYNLSMLIVSLTVTLSGFLSSITMGILLTMIGLAGTIIMYLITPQLDIRKLNAEQKAV, encoded by the coding sequence ATGCGATTTAGGGATTTTCATCCAAATATAAAGATAAGGCTTGTGGAATCCTTCGTGTCCAGCTTGATCGGCAGTATGGTAACCCCATTCATGACCATCTACTTAGCAATGCATTTCGGAGCAAAAGTGGCAGGACTGCTGCTTCTTGTCAATGTATTCCTCGGAATCGGGATGTCTTTGCTTGGCGGTTACTTTAGTGATTTATTCGGACGGCGCAAGATCATGCTTATAGCTGAAACACTCCGGCTGGTGGCATTTTTCATGATGATGGTGAGTAATTCACCATGGTTCGAATCAGCTGAGATAACGTATGCAATGATCATGGTGAACAGTATTTGCTGGGGATTGGCTGGACCAGCTAATGACGCCATGCTGATTGATGTCAGTACACCAGATCAGCGACGTTTGATTTATTCTATTGGATATTGGGCTAGTAATTTATCTATCGCCTTAGGTGGTATTGCTGGTGCGTTCATGTTTGAGAACTATTTATTCCAATTATTCATGGCGCTGACGATCGCAGCAGCAGGAACGTTGTTTGTTGTCTATTTCTTTATTACGGAGACGCATTTTCCGGAGAAAGTGGAGATTAAGCCGCTTCAGCACATCACCCAGATTTTCGGCACCTATCAATCGGTCATGCAGGATCGGCTGTTTGTCTGGTTTATTGCAGGCGGGATCCTTGTCCTGAGCATGGAATTCCAGCTGACAAGTTATATCGGAATCCGATTGTCCGAAGAGATGCCGACACAGCAATTTCTGTTTTGGGAAGTGGATGGCGTGAAGATGATGGGCTTTTTGCGGAGTGAGAATACCATTCTGGTTGCTTTGCTTGCCTTATTTGCCGCCAAGCTTATTGTTGGGATGAAGGACAGATTCGTTCTTGTTGCCAGCTGTCTTATCTTTACAATGGGATATGCAGCGCTGACTTTCTCGAATAATATCTGGGTGCTGTTCATCATGATGGCAGTACTAACAATTGGTGAAGTATTCAGAGTGCCAGTGGAGCAGTCCTATATGGCAGCAATTCCGCCGGATGACAAGCGCAGTGCATACATGGCATTCGGTGGTCTTCAGTATAACCTCTCCATGCTGATTGTTTCCTTGACCGTTACGCTCAGCGGATTTCTGTCATCCATCACCATGGGGATATTGCTTACGATGATCGGGCTGGCTGGTACTATCATTATGTATTTGATTACGCCACAGCTTGATATCAGGAAGCTGAATGCCGAGCAAAAGGCAGTGTAG
- a CDS encoding alpha/beta hydrolase, whose amino-acid sequence MLRRKRAWILGIVILAIGILLLIGSLFSSEIRAFMAIDQSNKQPEMPYPENVVTVKDIAYPTENYDGKLDFYYPEDAEGTLPIVIYIHGGGWIGGDKEAQNPFTMWIASKGYLVVNVNYGLAPEYNFPTQLYQLNDAISFALREAPRYHGDTEQVFVGGGSAGANLAGMVAAMATNPTTESVIGENSALQPEQVRGTLLYNGVLNLEEAQQTGFSNMTTFLWSYTGNKNYSHDPRLRDMSPVFQITDDYPPTFISSGESDKLHPQSVEMADELEKEGVEVERMFFDTSHPAAGHEYQRKLYLEEAQYSFEHMINFLQSHSE is encoded by the coding sequence ATGTTGCGGAGAAAAAGAGCTTGGATTCTGGGAATTGTCATTTTGGCAATCGGTATCCTGCTCCTCATCGGCAGTCTCTTTTCTTCCGAGATTAGAGCTTTTATGGCAATCGATCAAAGCAACAAACAGCCGGAAATGCCTTACCCGGAAAATGTCGTAACCGTGAAGGATATTGCCTATCCGACCGAGAACTATGACGGCAAATTGGACTTTTATTATCCGGAGGATGCGGAAGGAACGCTTCCGATCGTCATCTATATTCATGGCGGCGGATGGATCGGAGGAGACAAGGAAGCCCAAAATCCATTCACGATGTGGATTGCATCGAAAGGCTATCTTGTTGTGAACGTTAATTACGGGCTGGCACCGGAATATAATTTTCCGACACAGCTTTATCAATTGAATGATGCCATCAGCTTTGCGCTGAGAGAAGCACCCCGTTACCATGGTGATACGGAACAAGTATTCGTCGGCGGAGGATCAGCGGGTGCAAACCTTGCGGGCATGGTCGCTGCAATGGCTACCAACCCAACTACAGAATCTGTAATTGGCGAGAATTCAGCGCTTCAGCCGGAACAGGTTCGGGGTACATTGCTTTACAATGGGGTATTGAATCTTGAAGAAGCCCAGCAAACGGGTTTCAGCAATATGACGACATTCCTTTGGTCGTATACAGGAAATAAAAACTATAGCCATGACCCACGACTGCGAGACATGTCTCCGGTATTTCAGATTACGGACGATTATCCTCCTACTTTCATTTCATCCGGTGAGTCTGATAAACTGCATCCCCAAAGTGTGGAAATGGCAGATGAACTGGAGAAGGAAGGGGTGGAAGTGGAAAGGATGTTCTTTGACACTTCCCATCCGGCGGCCGGGCATGAATACCAACGGAAATTATATTTGGAAGAAGCGCAATACAGTTTTGAGCATATGATCAACTTTCTGCAATCACATTCGGAATGA
- a CDS encoding FAD-dependent oxidoreductase: MHIVVVGGGIAGASTAYHLARAGAEVTIVDSKAKGQATAAGAGIISPWLSKRVRIKPYFSLAKAGAIYYPELLEMLKEDGQNNVSYKQVGALYVSASKKRLDELEKLAYKQRVETPEIGEIRRLSAEEARVKFPPLREDMTALFLEGAARVDGRQLLQALLEAGEARGVRYVQGEASLLHEGSKVTGVCVDEVTIEADTVVAAAGAWINKLLEPVSIKLPVEPQKGQIMHMHVNADTSNWPVILPKSSHYLLGFDGGKVVAGATREVGSGYDTKLTAAGMQEVVREALKVAPGLADEEVTEFRVGLRPAGPNPYPILGPVKNVDGLHLAAGFGPAGLNLAPYSGKLVAEVILGQTQGLDITPYLL; the protein is encoded by the coding sequence ATGCATATTGTCGTTGTGGGCGGAGGAATTGCCGGAGCCAGCACAGCCTATCATTTGGCCAGAGCAGGAGCCGAAGTGACGATAGTCGATTCAAAAGCAAAAGGGCAGGCTACTGCTGCTGGAGCAGGTATCATTTCTCCTTGGCTGTCAAAGCGGGTAAGAATCAAACCTTATTTCAGTTTAGCCAAAGCAGGTGCTATCTATTATCCTGAGCTGCTTGAGATGCTGAAAGAGGATGGTCAGAATAATGTAAGTTATAAGCAAGTGGGAGCATTGTATGTGAGTGCAAGTAAGAAGCGGCTGGATGAGCTGGAAAAACTTGCTTATAAACAGCGGGTTGAGACACCGGAAATAGGGGAAATCAGAAGACTGAGTGCAGAAGAGGCGCGGGTTAAATTCCCGCCGCTGCGGGAAGATATGACAGCTCTCTTTCTTGAAGGAGCCGCTCGGGTTGATGGACGGCAGCTGCTTCAAGCTTTACTGGAAGCAGGAGAAGCACGCGGTGTACGGTATGTGCAGGGAGAAGCATCATTGCTCCATGAAGGAAGCAAGGTTACCGGTGTGTGTGTCGACGAGGTAACTATCGAAGCAGATACTGTTGTAGCAGCTGCTGGAGCGTGGATCAATAAACTGCTGGAGCCGGTTAGCATCAAACTGCCGGTAGAGCCGCAAAAAGGGCAGATCATGCATATGCATGTGAATGCCGATACAAGCAACTGGCCCGTCATTCTTCCGAAAAGCAGTCATTATCTGCTCGGTTTCGATGGCGGGAAAGTTGTGGCAGGGGCTACGAGGGAAGTCGGGTCAGGCTACGATACGAAGCTGACTGCGGCCGGCATGCAGGAAGTGGTACGGGAAGCGTTGAAGGTAGCGCCTGGTCTTGCGGATGAGGAAGTGACAGAATTCCGTGTCGGCCTTCGCCCTGCAGGTCCGAACCCTTATCCGATTCTTGGTCCGGTCAAGAATGTGGACGGACTTCATTTGGCTGCTGGATTTGGTCCTGCGGGGCTTAACCTTGCACCGTATTCCGGCAAGCTTGTAGCAGAGGTAATACTTGGACAGACGCAAGGCTTGGATATTACACCGTATTTATTATAA
- the pepT gene encoding peptidase T: MKQTLIDRLSTYAKVDTQSNEDIETTPSTPGQLELANMLVDELKQIGMEEVTIDENGYVMATLPATTDKDIPVIGFMAHVDTATDFTGKNVNPQVIENFDGNDITLNEKLDVVLSAAEFPELPGYKGHTLMTTDGTTLLGADNKAGIAEIMTAMEYLIQHPEIKHGKIRIAFTPDEEIGRGPHKFDVEAFGATYAYTMDGGPLGELEYENFNGAQAKVIFNGNNVHPGTAKNKMVNSMKIAMEFHAKLPEDEAPEYTEGREGFFHLLSIQGDVEQTKLHYILRDHDRDKFEAKKALFEEITAEIKAEYGDKSIQLDMHDQYYNMREKIEPVMEIVDIASNAMKRLSIEPVIKPIRGATDGSQISYKGLPTPNVFTGGENYHGKFEYISVDNMEKATKVIIEIAKLFEEQA; encoded by the coding sequence ATGAAGCAAACATTGATCGACCGACTTTCTACATATGCGAAAGTGGATACACAATCCAATGAAGACATCGAAACAACCCCATCCACCCCAGGACAGCTTGAGCTTGCAAATATGCTTGTTGATGAGCTGAAACAGATTGGGATGGAAGAAGTCACAATCGATGAAAATGGCTATGTAATGGCAACACTGCCGGCCACAACAGATAAAGACATACCAGTTATCGGATTTATGGCACACGTCGATACAGCAACAGATTTCACTGGTAAAAATGTCAATCCGCAAGTGATCGAGAACTTTGACGGAAATGATATCACGCTCAATGAAAAGCTTGATGTCGTTTTGTCCGCAGCTGAATTTCCAGAATTGCCTGGCTACAAAGGGCATACGCTGATGACGACAGATGGAACGACGCTTCTAGGAGCAGATAATAAAGCTGGTATCGCAGAGATCATGACCGCGATGGAATATTTGATTCAGCATCCTGAAATCAAGCATGGCAAAATCCGAATTGCTTTTACACCTGATGAAGAAATCGGTCGTGGACCGCATAAATTCGATGTAGAAGCTTTCGGCGCTACATACGCGTATACAATGGATGGCGGTCCTCTAGGTGAATTGGAGTATGAAAACTTCAATGGTGCTCAAGCCAAAGTTATCTTCAATGGTAATAACGTGCATCCAGGCACAGCTAAAAACAAAATGGTCAATAGCATGAAGATCGCGATGGAATTCCATGCCAAGCTGCCAGAAGATGAAGCACCAGAGTATACAGAAGGACGCGAAGGTTTCTTCCATCTGCTTTCTATTCAAGGAGATGTTGAACAGACTAAGCTCCATTATATTCTGCGGGACCATGACCGGGACAAATTCGAGGCGAAAAAAGCATTGTTCGAAGAAATTACTGCTGAAATCAAAGCAGAATACGGCGACAAGAGTATCCAGCTTGATATGCATGATCAATATTACAATATGCGTGAAAAAATTGAACCTGTCATGGAAATCGTCGATATTGCATCCAATGCAATGAAGCGCCTAAGCATTGAACCAGTAATCAAACCAATTCGCGGTGCGACAGACGGATCCCAAATTTCTTATAAAGGCTTGCCGACACCGAACGTCTTTACAGGCGGTGAAAACTACCATGGCAAGTTCGAATATATCTCCGTCGACAATATGGAAAAAGCAACAAAGGTTATCATAGAAATCGCAAAACTGTTCGAGGAACAAGCTTAA
- a CDS encoding MarR family transcriptional regulator has product MATDNVGLSLKLFIVLTRALQSIKKRVEEDIKKQGINLTEFAVMELLFHKGDQPIQKIGSKVLLSSSSISYVVDRLVQKEMIRRRPCPEDRRITFATLTEKGRAFMEDYFPKHEQAIHSILAGLDDDEKAQVIEHIKTLGLYAEGTSTDK; this is encoded by the coding sequence ATGGCAACTGATAACGTAGGCTTATCGTTAAAACTATTCATTGTACTGACAAGAGCTCTCCAGTCCATCAAGAAAAGGGTCGAGGAAGATATTAAGAAGCAAGGAATCAATTTGACGGAATTCGCTGTGATGGAACTGCTATTCCATAAAGGAGATCAGCCGATCCAGAAAATCGGCAGCAAAGTACTGCTATCCAGCAGCAGCATCAGCTATGTAGTAGACCGCCTTGTTCAAAAAGAAATGATCAGAAGACGTCCCTGCCCAGAGGATCGACGCATTACGTTCGCAACTTTGACCGAAAAAGGACGTGCTTTCATGGAAGATTATTTTCCAAAGCATGAACAAGCGATTCACAGCATTTTAGCAGGTCTTGACGACGATGAAAAAGCTCAAGTCATCGAACATATTAAAACATTAGGATTGTATGCCGAGGGTACTTCGACTGACAAATAA
- a CDS encoding alpha/beta hydrolase, whose protein sequence is MIHVFKAAKQADKPTFLLLHGTGGTERDLLPLADLIDPDAAVLSVRGNVSENGMPRFFKRLAEGVFDEEDLIFRTEELRSFLDEAAKKYEFNRDNIIAIGYSNGANIAASLLYHYTGSLKGAILHHPMVPRRNITLAEQQGTPVFITAGDNDPICPKSEAIELEQMLKETGADASIHWESNGHSLTHTEVQAAAEWYRKHF, encoded by the coding sequence ATGATACATGTCTTCAAAGCTGCTAAACAAGCAGACAAGCCGACCTTCCTGCTGCTGCACGGTACTGGCGGAACCGAAAGGGATCTTTTGCCGCTGGCTGACCTGATCGATCCTGATGCAGCCGTGTTAAGTGTCCGGGGAAATGTTTCTGAAAATGGCATGCCGCGCTTCTTCAAACGTCTTGCTGAAGGCGTTTTCGATGAAGAGGATTTGATTTTCCGGACAGAAGAACTGCGCAGCTTCCTTGATGAAGCAGCAAAGAAATACGAATTCAATCGAGACAATATTATCGCAATCGGTTATTCCAATGGTGCTAATATTGCAGCCAGCCTCCTGTATCACTATACTGGTTCACTCAAAGGCGCAATTTTACACCATCCAATGGTGCCAAGACGAAATATCACACTTGCAGAGCAGCAAGGAACACCTGTGTTCATCACAGCAGGAGATAACGATCCAATCTGTCCGAAATCCGAAGCAATAGAGCTTGAGCAAATGCTGAAGGAAACTGGTGCTGATGCATCCATACACTGGGAAAGTAATGGTCATAGTCTAACCCATACAGAGGTTCAAGCAGCTGCTGAATGGTACCGTAAACACTTTTAA
- a CDS encoding aldehyde dehydrogenase family protein has translation MSQLAAGMHEKVERFLNGTKKLYINGEFVASATEKTFDSYNPATGEVLATVYEAGSEDIDRAVKAARLAFDEGPWSTMTAAERSRIMYKLADLMEENADALAQLETLDNGKPIRETTNADIPLAIEHMRYYAGWSTKIVGQTIPVNGPYFNYTRHEALGVVGQIIPWNFPLLMAMWKLGAALATGCTVVLKPAEQTPLSALYLAELAEEAGFPAGVLNIVPGFGETAGQPLVDHPQVDKIAFTGSTSVGKQIMANASKTLKRVTLELGGKSPNIVLPDADLTKAIPGTLNGVMFNQGQVCCAGSRVFIQKKQFDNVIADMASHAEKIKQGAGIHADTEIGPLVSLEQQERVLGYIEKGRSEGAELVTGGGKPQEQGYFVSPTIFADVRDEMTIAKEEIFGPVISAMPYDDLDELIRRANASEYGLAAGVWTQDVTKAHYIANRLRAGTVWVNCYNAFDAASPFGGYKQSGIGREMGSYALDNYTEVKSVWIGME, from the coding sequence ATGAGTCAATTAGCAGCAGGTATGCACGAGAAAGTGGAGCGTTTTCTGAATGGGACGAAGAAGCTGTATATCAATGGGGAGTTCGTGGCAAGTGCAACAGAGAAGACTTTCGATTCGTATAACCCGGCAACGGGCGAAGTACTAGCAACTGTTTATGAAGCTGGATCGGAGGATATCGACCGTGCAGTGAAGGCGGCACGACTTGCATTCGATGAAGGCCCTTGGTCAACAATGACGGCAGCAGAACGAAGCAGAATCATGTATAAGCTGGCGGACTTAATGGAAGAAAATGCAGATGCACTTGCCCAGCTCGAAACATTGGACAATGGGAAACCGATCAGGGAAACGACAAATGCGGATATTCCGCTGGCAATTGAACATATGCGCTATTATGCAGGCTGGTCGACTAAGATCGTCGGACAGACGATTCCTGTTAATGGCCCATATTTCAACTATACAAGACATGAAGCACTAGGCGTGGTGGGGCAGATCATTCCATGGAACTTCCCGCTCTTAATGGCGATGTGGAAGCTCGGAGCAGCACTGGCTACCGGATGTACGGTTGTACTAAAGCCTGCTGAGCAGACGCCATTGTCTGCATTATACTTAGCTGAACTGGCAGAGGAAGCAGGATTCCCTGCTGGTGTCCTCAATATCGTACCAGGTTTCGGGGAAACGGCAGGTCAGCCGCTTGTCGATCATCCGCAGGTTGATAAGATTGCATTCACGGGATCCACAAGCGTCGGGAAACAAATCATGGCGAATGCATCTAAAACACTCAAGCGAGTAACATTGGAGCTTGGCGGAAAATCACCGAATATTGTTTTGCCAGATGCCGATTTGACAAAAGCAATTCCTGGCACATTGAATGGTGTCATGTTCAACCAAGGACAAGTTTGCTGCGCTGGATCGCGTGTTTTCATCCAGAAGAAGCAATTCGATAATGTGATTGCCGACATGGCTTCCCATGCAGAGAAAATCAAGCAGGGTGCTGGTATTCATGCAGATACGGAAATCGGTCCGCTCGTATCATTGGAGCAGCAGGAGCGAGTGCTTGGCTATATCGAGAAGGGGAGAAGTGAGGGAGCAGAGCTGGTCACTGGGGGCGGTAAGCCGCAGGAGCAAGGTTATTTTGTCTCACCGACGATCTTCGCTGATGTCCGTGATGAAATGACGATTGCCAAGGAAGAAATCTTCGGACCAGTCATATCGGCAATGCCTTATGACGATCTGGATGAATTGATTCGTCGCGCAAATGCCAGCGAATACGGACTTGCTGCAGGAGTATGGACGCAAGATGTCACAAAAGCACATTATATTGCAAACCGTCTTCGGGCTGGAACAGTATGGGTGAACTGCTACAATGCTTTCGATGCTGCATCTCCTTTCGGCGGATATAAACAATCCGGTATCGGAAGGGAAATGGGATCTTACGCATTGGATAACTATACGGAAGTAAAGAGTGTTTGGATAGGGATGGAATAA
- a CDS encoding alpha/beta hydrolase, whose product MGRKGLFLSVAGLLGGYTAIVTTLVNKELRKMKAFTEEETISREVEAGRYNKAAYDALRKEEFSVPSSEGKIYGTHYVGDPDSRHVMVISHGVAVNKYNSIKYMNVFLELGFNVVLYDQRRHGLSDGKSITYGYQERHDLARVIQWTKERYDYDLKLGVHGESMGAATALLYAGTVEDGADFYIADCPYSDFAEQVAYRLKVQFRLPRQVFLPAAELIVRKLDGYRFPDVSPIHSVANIEKPVLFISSLPDSYIPVQMTKDLYDRKRSGYKHLHLFEKGDHAMSLADNKQEYEQVVKQFLQNIRMEAQPVG is encoded by the coding sequence ATGGGGAGAAAAGGGTTATTTCTTTCCGTTGCCGGCTTGCTTGGAGGGTACACAGCTATTGTTACGACACTGGTGAACAAGGAACTGCGGAAAATGAAAGCCTTCACGGAGGAAGAGACGATCAGTCGTGAGGTGGAGGCTGGCCGCTACAACAAAGCGGCCTACGATGCACTGCGCAAGGAGGAATTCAGTGTACCTTCAAGTGAGGGGAAGATTTATGGTACACATTATGTAGGAGATCCAGATTCCCGGCATGTCATGGTCATCTCGCATGGAGTAGCAGTTAATAAATATAATAGTATCAAATACATGAACGTATTTCTGGAACTAGGTTTCAACGTTGTATTGTACGATCAACGCAGGCATGGACTTTCCGATGGCAAAAGTATTACGTATGGCTATCAGGAAAGGCACGATCTTGCCCGGGTGATACAGTGGACGAAGGAAAGATATGATTACGATTTGAAGCTTGGTGTGCATGGCGAATCGATGGGTGCAGCAACTGCTCTGCTTTATGCGGGTACAGTGGAGGATGGGGCAGATTTCTATATCGCCGATTGTCCTTACAGTGATTTTGCAGAACAGGTCGCTTACAGGCTGAAAGTCCAATTCCGTCTTCCGCGGCAAGTGTTCCTGCCAGCTGCAGAATTAATCGTGCGTAAATTGGATGGCTATCGTTTCCCGGATGTTTCCCCAATCCATTCTGTTGCGAATATCGAGAAACCGGTTCTCTTTATCAGCAGCTTGCCAGATTCCTATATACCTGTTCAGATGACGAAAGACTTATATGACAGGAAACGAAGTGGGTACAAGCATTTGCATCTGTTCGAAAAGGGTGATCATGCGATGTCGCTTGCCGATAACAAGCAGGAATATGAACAAGTTGTAAAGCAGTTCCTGCAAAATATCAGGATGGAGGCTCAGCCTGTCGGTTGA
- a CDS encoding helix-turn-helix domain-containing protein, whose protein sequence is MARKKEVSAEQTQRTIIATAERLFMTHGYRAISTRRIAEECGITQPALYHHFPNKQAIYLEVVRSIMVQTEEAMAHVLQDHADSKERIRKIAYFMIMNHQGDMTQMFHDLQYEIDEQHRKTIQDWWMRSYFNPVMQTLTEGIAKGDISSISSAPPMELTFFVLEMMKSFLPPSKEDHEARRAFADKKSKMLVDILFDGIRKK, encoded by the coding sequence ATGGCTAGAAAAAAAGAAGTTTCCGCTGAACAGACCCAGCGCACTATTATTGCGACAGCTGAACGGCTTTTCATGACACATGGCTACCGGGCGATTTCAACTCGCCGGATAGCAGAGGAATGCGGCATTACACAGCCAGCGTTATATCATCATTTCCCAAATAAACAGGCCATCTATCTCGAAGTTGTCCGTTCCATCATGGTCCAGACAGAGGAAGCAATGGCACATGTGCTGCAGGATCATGCTGACAGCAAGGAGCGCATTCGGAAGATAGCCTATTTTATGATTATGAACCATCAAGGTGACATGACGCAGATGTTTCATGATCTGCAATACGAGATCGATGAACAGCACCGGAAAACGATTCAAGACTGGTGGATGCGCAGCTACTTCAATCCGGTTATGCAGACACTGACAGAAGGAATCGCAAAAGGTGATATATCTTCTATTTCTTCTGCCCCGCCAATGGAGCTGACATTTTTCGTACTTGAAATGATGAAATCCTTCCTGCCTCCATCCAAGGAGGATCATGAAGCCCGGCGTGCATTCGCAGACAAGAAATCGAAGATGCTTGTAGACATCCTTTTTGACGGAATCCGGAAAAAATAA